One genomic segment of Impatiens glandulifera chromosome 6, dImpGla2.1, whole genome shotgun sequence includes these proteins:
- the LOC124942766 gene encoding uncharacterized protein LOC124942766: protein MEPAKIDWPNLKSVFVIDDLYEHINAPQWIDLSSPIDPVDDESWFCTMECNHPKTAEDFLKETPNSKLKRSILPLGNLKRRGFSQSLNSPSKSERFIEDGENQNPNFSTPSKQYNSMKAKILLSNSDKKKKKQIPIEEKEEENVVHKLKSTLSARNLFTGGRNLLGPITEFCNELKRLAMRTKEKEKEKSEKVESIESPLLDQEIERKRKPLLEKKCRSMENEENNIIIEEKPRRKK, encoded by the exons ATGGAACCTGCAAAAATAGACTGGCCAAATTTGAAGTCAGTTTTCGTCATTGATGATCTCTATGAACACATCAATGCTCCTCAATGGATCGATCTTTCTTCTCCAATTGATCCCGTCGATGATGAATCCTGGTTCTGCACAATGG AATGCAATCATCCGAAAACAGCTGAAGATTTCCTCAAGGAAACTCCCAATTCAAAG CTTAAAAGGTCGATTCTTCCACTGGGTAATTTGAAGAGAAGAGGGTTCAGTCAATCGTTAAATTCACCATCTAAAAGTGAAAGGTTcattgaagatggtgaaaaccAAAACCCTAATTTTTCTACTCCAAGCAAACAGTATAATTCCATGAAAGCAAAGATCTTGTTGAGTAATTcagataagaagaagaagaaacagatacccattgaagaaaaagaagaagaaaatgttgTTCATAAGCTTAAGAGTACACTGTCTGCACGTAATTTGTTTACAGGAGGACGAAATTTACTTGGTCCGATTACAGAATTCTGTAATGAATTGAAGAGATTAGCTATGAGGACAaaggagaaagagaaagagaaatcaGAGAAAGTTGAATCCATTGAAAGTCCTTTGCTTGatcaagaaattgaaagaaagagaaaaccTTTACTTGAGAAGAAATGCAGATCAATggagaatgaagagaataaCATCATTATTGAAGAGAAACCCAGAAGAAAGAAGTAA
- the LOC124942577 gene encoding transcription factor MYB46-like: protein MRKPADSTEKENKNEKLRRGLWSPEEDEKLMNYMLRNGHGCWSDIARNAGLQRCGKSCRLRWINYLRPDLKRGAFSPQEEDLIVHLHSILGNRWSQIAARLPGRTDNEIKNFWNSAIKKRLKANNNVTSSSESPNVTIFNTGETNHFLSDPNEFYMSMTEEATFFPLQEQELMTLCMESNSNSNSSSSTASLSCGINPLPVLGNNYANDIIDPSACLGQVGDQGSFGNYNMVNVEGGLMGLDENVIEMGPLDSKASGGDHCGFDNITYFGNNYEGSVNMLGFGNHYNWQGGGGENLKMGESNWDWEGLLDNNISSIPCLDFQV, encoded by the exons ATGAGAAAGCCAGCAGATTCAACCGAGAAAGAGAACAAAAACGAGAAGCTTCGAAGAGGACTTTGGTCACCCGAAGAAGACGAGAAGCTGATGAACTACATGTTAAGAAATGGCCATGGATGCTGGAGCGATATAGCCCGCAATGCCGGTCTCCAAAGATGTGGAAAGAGTTGTCGCCTCCGTTGGATTAATTATCTCCGTCCTGATCTCAAGAGAGGCGCTTTCTCCCCTCAAGAAGAAGATCTCATCGTTCATTTGCATTCTATCCTCGGCAACAG GTGGTCTCAAATTGCAGCGCGTCTACCTGGAAGGACCGACAATGAAATAAAGAACTTTTGGAATTCTGCAATAAAGAAAAGATTGAAAGCCAACAATAACGTGACCAGCTCATCCGAATCACCAAATGTCACTATTTTTAATACCGGCGAAACTAATCATTTTTTATCCGATCCAAACGAGTTTTACATGAGCATGACCGAAGAAGCTACCTTCTTTCCCTTGCAAGAGCAGGAATTGATGACATTGTGTATGgaatctaattcaaattcaaattcatcaTCTTCCACAGCTTCTTTAAGTTGTGGCATCAATCCTTTACCCGTTCTAGGAAACAACTATGCAAATGACATAATCGATCCATCGGCGTGTTTAGGTCAAGTTGGTGATCAGGGTTCTTTTGGGAATTATAACATGGTTAATGTGGAGGGTGGTTTGATGGGGTTAGATGAGAATGTGATTGAAATGGGTCCATTAGATAGTAAGGCAAGTGGGGGTGATCATTGTGGCTTTGACAACATAACCTATTTTGGTAATAATTATGAAGGGAGTGTCAACATGCTAGGGTTTGGGAATCATTATAATTGgcaaggaggaggaggagaaaacTTAAAGATGGGGGAATCTAATTGGGATTGGGAAGGTTTGTTGGATAATAATATCTCTTCAATCCCTTGCCTTGATTTCCAAGTATAA
- the LOC124943813 gene encoding putative clathrin assembly protein At1g25240 — MKLWKKTTGAIKDQNTIFIASLSSRRISIHNNIDIQALVIKSTSHNEYKIDYRNSHRIFRLIPQSPAKHLQTFTWALTIRMEKTRDWVVALKGLILMHGVLCCRVPAVHKLGRLPFDLSSFNDGHLSGTKSWPYNTFIRSYFAFLDSKSDLFSSFVREEKKNKDVVSMEPKQHVKAMNLFRLHKLQILLDLLIQIKPESMEIVQILILEAMDSVIIEIFDVYSKICNGIAQLLPTIDVSNRNESLQTLKILRKATQQGDKLSDYFEMCRKIGVMKASEQPVIPIIPIDEIRELERAINEEKAIVKMDENERISESRSRNDFYTIITDEWEVFDENLIGIENGDENQLAIVEPWYDSCGSSCGRKCEELPDLISFL, encoded by the coding sequence ATGAAGCTCTGGAAAAAAACAACCGGAGCTATCAAAGACCAAAACACCATTTTCATCGCCAGCCTATCTTCACGTCGAATCTCCATTCATAACAACATCGACATTCAAGCCTTAGTTATCAAATCAACAAGCCATAATGAATATAAAATCGATTACCGTAATAGTCATCGTATTTTCCGTTTGATTCCTCAATCTCCCGCCAAACATCTTCAAACGTTTACATGGGCTTTAACGATTCGAATGGAGAAAACCCGCGATTGGGTTGTTGCACTTAAGGGACTTATATTAATGCATGGTGTTCTTTGTTGTCGAGTTCCTGCTGTTCATAAACTTGGTCGTCTTCCTTTCGATTTATCAAGTTTCAACGATGGTCATCTCTCTGGTACTAAATCATGGCCGTATAATACATTCATCAGATCATACTTTGCTTTTCTTGATTCGAAATCAGATCTGTTCTCGAGCTTTGTTCgtgaagagaagaagaataaggatgTTGTTTCGATGGAACCTAAACAACATGTAAAAGCGATGAATCTGTTCCGTTTGCATAAACTCCAGATCCTTTTAGATTTACTCATTCAGATCAAACCTGAATCAATGGAGATCGTTCAGATCTTGATCCTAGAAGCGATGGACAGCGTGATCATCGAAATCTTCGACGTTTATAGTAAAATATGCAACGGTATCGCTCAACTATTACCCACGATCGACGTATCAAACAGAAATGAATCGCTACAGACGTTGAAAATACTTCGCAAAGCAACCCAGCAAGGAGATAAACTGAGTGATTACTTCGAGATGTGTAGGAAGATTGGAGTAATGAAAGCGTCTGAACAGCCGGTGATTCCGATTATACCTATTGACGAGATCAGAGAGCTTGAGCGAGCGATTAACGAGGAGAAAGCGATTGTAAAGATGGATGAGAATGAGAGGATTAGTGAGAGTAGATCAAGGAATGATTTTTATACTATAATTACAGATGAATGGGAAGTGTTTGATGAGAATTTGATAGGAATTGAGAATGGTGATGAGAATCAATTGGCCATTGTTGAACCTTGGTATGATTCTTGTGGGAGTTCATGTGGAAGAAAGTGTGAAGAATTGCCAGATTTGATTAGTTTCTTGTAG